From one Streptomyces sp. NBC_01478 genomic stretch:
- a CDS encoding zinc-dependent alcohol dehydrogenase codes for MKAAVVRAFGEPLVIEERPDPEPGPGQVRVRVEASGLCHTDIHAARGDWPVKPNPPFVPGHEGVGLVEELGDGVTHLALGQRVAVPWLGWACGRCEHCLSGWETLCEQQVNTGYGCDGGYAEQMLAWADFAQPVPDGVSAIDAAPLTCAGVTTYKALKVAGVRPSQLVAISGVGGLGHLAVQYAKIAGATVAAIDVTDEKLELATALGADLVIDARKDDVGEVLKRHGGAHAAIALAVNEGAFAAVNSGLRRGGKLVMVALPAHGSIQVPIFDTVLNGTSVIGSIVGTRQDLTEVFQLHAAGRTEVISETRPLDTVNESIDEVLGGEVKARIVFDLTSGR; via the coding sequence ATGAAGGCAGCAGTTGTCCGGGCCTTCGGTGAACCCCTGGTCATCGAGGAGCGTCCCGATCCCGAGCCCGGCCCCGGGCAGGTCCGTGTCCGCGTCGAGGCGTCGGGGCTGTGCCACACCGACATCCACGCCGCCCGCGGCGACTGGCCGGTCAAGCCGAACCCGCCGTTCGTGCCCGGTCACGAGGGCGTCGGCCTGGTCGAGGAGCTCGGCGACGGCGTCACCCACCTGGCCCTCGGACAGCGGGTGGCGGTGCCGTGGCTGGGCTGGGCCTGCGGGCGGTGCGAGCACTGCCTGTCCGGCTGGGAGACGCTGTGCGAGCAGCAGGTCAACACCGGTTACGGCTGCGACGGCGGGTACGCGGAGCAGATGCTGGCCTGGGCGGACTTCGCGCAGCCGGTGCCCGACGGCGTCAGCGCCATCGACGCCGCCCCGCTGACCTGCGCGGGCGTCACCACGTACAAGGCGCTCAAGGTCGCCGGCGTGCGGCCCTCGCAGCTCGTCGCGATCTCCGGCGTCGGCGGGCTCGGCCACCTCGCGGTGCAGTACGCGAAGATCGCCGGCGCCACCGTCGCCGCGATCGACGTCACCGACGAGAAGCTCGAACTCGCCACCGCGCTCGGCGCGGACCTCGTCATCGACGCCCGCAAGGACGACGTGGGCGAGGTCCTCAAGCGGCACGGCGGCGCGCACGCGGCCATCGCGCTCGCGGTGAACGAGGGCGCGTTCGCCGCCGTCAACTCGGGTCTGCGGCGCGGCGGGAAGCTCGTCATGGTCGCCCTGCCCGCGCACGGCAGCATCCAGGTCCCGATCTTCGACACCGTGCTGAACGGCACCTCGGTGATCGGCTCGATCGTCGGCACCCGCCAGGACCTCACCGAGGTCTTCCAACTGCACGCCGCCGGACGGACCGAGGTCATCTCCGAGACCCGGCCGCTGGACACCGTCAACGAGTCCATCGACGAGGTGCTGGGCGGCGAGGTCAAGGCCCGGATCGTCTTCGACCTCACGTCGGGGCGGTGA
- a CDS encoding universal stress protein, producing MVRTVVAGLDGSPESRAAAEWAAREARLLGLPLKIVHVWEPVPVPMAQAPLLGAETQQHWSERIPREAGEGLRLRHPGLDVTEEQVTGSPADALVDAAKGAELLVLGSRGLSGVGGFLVGSVGLAVVAHAELPVVLVRAGEQTVAADGTSPASATVSRPVVLGVDAGAPADAVIEFAFAEAARRGTALRVVYGWSLPPYFAYGLAFDSGLNDGLFREEAAALTEALRPWRRKHPAIEVVLEPRVGSAADHLVDASREACLVVIGRRIRRGGLGAHIGPVAHGVLHHSTAPVAVVAHD from the coding sequence ATGGTCCGCACTGTTGTCGCAGGTCTCGATGGTTCGCCCGAAAGCCGAGCCGCCGCGGAATGGGCGGCCCGTGAGGCACGACTGCTCGGCCTGCCGCTGAAGATCGTCCACGTCTGGGAGCCCGTGCCGGTACCCATGGCTCAGGCCCCTCTGCTGGGTGCGGAGACGCAGCAGCACTGGAGCGAGCGGATTCCGCGCGAGGCGGGCGAGGGCCTGCGCCTGCGCCATCCCGGCCTGGACGTGACCGAGGAGCAGGTGACCGGCTCGCCCGCGGATGCGCTGGTGGATGCGGCGAAGGGCGCCGAGCTGCTGGTCCTGGGCTCGCGTGGGCTGAGCGGGGTCGGCGGGTTCCTGGTCGGTTCGGTCGGGCTTGCCGTGGTCGCGCACGCCGAGCTGCCGGTGGTCCTGGTCCGGGCCGGCGAGCAGACCGTCGCCGCGGACGGGACGAGCCCGGCGTCCGCCACTGTGTCCCGGCCGGTGGTGCTGGGCGTCGATGCGGGCGCTCCGGCCGATGCGGTGATCGAGTTCGCGTTCGCCGAGGCCGCCCGGCGCGGCACCGCGCTGCGGGTCGTCTACGGCTGGAGTCTGCCGCCGTACTTCGCCTACGGTCTCGCGTTCGACTCGGGTCTGAACGACGGGCTGTTCCGCGAGGAGGCCGCGGCCCTCACCGAGGCGCTGCGACCCTGGCGCCGGAAGCACCCCGCGATCGAGGTCGTGCTGGAGCCCCGCGTGGGCAGTGCCGCCGACCACCTGGTGGACGCCTCCCGTGAGGCGTGTCTGGTGGTGATCGGCCGCCGGATCCGCCGTGGCGGGCTCGGCGCGCACATCGGCCCGGTCGCGCACGGCGTCCTGCACCACTCCACCGCCCCCGTGGCGGTCGTCGCCCACGACTGA
- a CDS encoding DoxX family membrane protein, whose protein sequence is MAVHEHPHRSSGFHLPAFRRNGSASDGAVTAAATTATSARAYAFASLRLLTGFVFLWAFLDKTFGFGYATPSGKGWIDGGSPTKGFLSSVAAGPMESTFHDWAGAGWANWLFMLGLLGIGVALVSGVALRLAAVAGTAMMALMWIAEWPPAKHLSDGTLSMSPNPFVDYHLIYAVVIVALAAAGAGATWGLGKVWAKLPIVRDHNWLR, encoded by the coding sequence ATGGCTGTGCACGAGCACCCGCACCGCAGCTCCGGCTTCCACCTGCCCGCGTTCCGCAGGAACGGCTCGGCGTCGGACGGCGCCGTGACGGCAGCCGCTACGACGGCCACTTCGGCGCGTGCCTACGCGTTCGCGTCTCTGCGTCTGCTGACCGGGTTCGTCTTCTTGTGGGCGTTCCTGGACAAGACGTTCGGGTTCGGTTACGCGACTCCGTCGGGCAAGGGCTGGATCGATGGCGGCTCGCCCACGAAGGGTTTCCTGAGCTCTGTGGCGGCCGGTCCGATGGAGTCCACGTTCCACGATTGGGCCGGTGCGGGCTGGGCGAACTGGCTGTTCATGCTCGGTCTGCTCGGTATCGGTGTCGCGCTGGTCTCCGGTGTCGCGCTGCGGCTGGCCGCGGTGGCGGGCACGGCGATGATGGCGCTGATGTGGATCGCCGAGTGGCCGCCGGCCAAGCACCTCTCCGACGGCACGCTGAGCATGTCGCCGAACCCGTTCGTCGACTACCACCTGATCTACGCCGTCGTCATCGTCGCCCTCGCGGCGGCGGGCGCCGGCGCGACCTGGGGCCTCGGCAAGGTCTGGGCGAAGCTCCCGATCGTCCGCGACCACAACTGGCTGCGCTGA
- a CDS encoding Crp/Fnr family transcriptional regulator has product MNASPTTSMPRALPVEHRERLMELAREVSIPQGTRLFEEGARADRFWIIRTGTIALDMHVPGRRAAVIESLGHNELVGWSWLFGPHAWHLGAEATTPVRAWEFDATVVRAACKDDPAFGMNIAQWVGDIVAHRLRSARTRLLDLYAPYGSGSMR; this is encoded by the coding sequence ATGAACGCTTCCCCCACCACGAGCATGCCGCGGGCCCTGCCCGTCGAGCACCGCGAGCGGCTGATGGAGCTCGCACGGGAGGTGTCGATCCCCCAGGGCACCCGGCTCTTCGAGGAAGGTGCCCGCGCCGACCGGTTCTGGATCATCCGCACCGGCACGATCGCCCTCGACATGCACGTTCCCGGCCGTCGCGCCGCCGTCATCGAATCGCTGGGACACAACGAACTCGTCGGCTGGTCCTGGCTGTTCGGCCCGCACGCCTGGCATCTGGGCGCCGAGGCCACGACACCGGTACGCGCCTGGGAGTTCGACGCAACGGTCGTACGGGCGGCATGCAAGGACGATCCCGCGTTCGGCATGAACATCGCCCAGTGGGTGGGCGACATCGTGGCCCACCGGCTCCGCTCGGCCCGCACCCGGCTGCTGGACCTGTACGCCCCGTACGGCAGCGGGAGCATGCGGTGA
- a CDS encoding CBS domain-containing protein codes for MHGSPHIVRDVMTRTVATVGRGAAFKDIVRTMQERKVSALPVLDAAERVIGIVSEADLLPKEEFRDTDPDRYTQLRRLPDLAKAGSVTAGELMTAPALTVGPGATLAQAARTMARAKVKRLPVVDHAGRLEGVVSRADLLKVFLRDDEEIAEEVRREVVAYLFPGPASAVRVEVQDGVVRLGGRVRDTSLVPVAARLVRAVEGVVDVQFGLDEPDRPA; via the coding sequence ATGCATGGATCACCGCACATCGTGCGCGACGTGATGACCCGTACCGTCGCCACTGTCGGCCGAGGGGCCGCTTTCAAGGACATCGTCCGCACGATGCAGGAGCGGAAGGTCAGTGCCCTGCCGGTACTCGACGCGGCGGAGCGGGTGATCGGGATCGTCTCGGAGGCCGATCTGCTGCCCAAGGAGGAGTTCCGCGACACCGACCCCGACCGGTACACGCAGTTGCGCCGGCTGCCCGACCTCGCGAAGGCCGGTTCGGTGACCGCGGGCGAGCTGATGACCGCGCCCGCCCTGACCGTGGGCCCGGGCGCGACGCTCGCGCAGGCCGCGCGGACCATGGCACGCGCCAAGGTCAAGCGGCTGCCCGTCGTCGACCACGCGGGTCGGCTGGAGGGCGTCGTCAGCCGTGCCGACCTGCTGAAGGTGTTCCTCCGGGACGACGAGGAGATCGCGGAGGAGGTACGCCGCGAGGTGGTGGCGTACCTGTTCCCCGGTCCGGCGTCGGCGGTGCGGGTCGAGGTACAGGACGGAGTCGTGCGGCTCGGCGGCCGGGTCCGGGACACGTCCCTGGTTCCCGTGGCCGCGCGGTTGGTGCGAGCCGTCGAAGGGGTCGTGGACGTGCAGTTCGGGCTCGACGAGCCCGACCGTCCCGCGTAG
- a CDS encoding Rv1733c family protein encodes MRKTKRVKVLGWRWRRNELRRHSDVVEAWIVLAAWAFATAGGAVAGVAGAQAVANAQAKDGAERRPAAAVLLRTVPRGARAAADYNRVRAEVRWTDAQGTVRTATADVKAGTAAGGTVPVWTDGHGHLVDEPASPAVATARVVLAGTGAGLAGGLFVLAGGRLIRLRVERQATDRWGEEWERTGARWGRRTG; translated from the coding sequence ATGCGGAAGACCAAGCGCGTGAAGGTCCTGGGGTGGCGCTGGCGGCGCAACGAACTGCGCCGGCACAGCGACGTGGTCGAGGCATGGATCGTCCTTGCCGCCTGGGCGTTCGCGACGGCCGGAGGGGCCGTCGCCGGAGTGGCGGGCGCTCAGGCCGTCGCGAACGCCCAGGCGAAGGACGGAGCGGAGCGCCGGCCGGCCGCCGCCGTGCTGCTCCGCACCGTGCCACGCGGTGCGCGCGCCGCGGCCGACTACAACCGCGTGCGGGCGGAGGTGCGCTGGACCGACGCGCAGGGCACCGTCCGTACCGCCACGGCGGACGTGAAGGCCGGAACCGCCGCCGGCGGCACGGTGCCGGTGTGGACGGACGGGCACGGCCACCTGGTGGACGAGCCCGCGAGCCCGGCCGTGGCGACGGCACGCGTGGTGCTGGCCGGAACGGGGGCCGGACTGGCCGGCGGACTTTTCGTGCTCGCGGGCGGACGGCTGATCCGGCTGCGAGTGGAGCGGCAGGCCACTGATCGGTGGGGTGAGGAGTGGGAGCGGACCGGGGCGCGCTGGGGGCGCAGGACCGGCTGA
- a CDS encoding response regulator transcription factor — translation MAEARTFTAQDPIRVFLLDDHEVVRRGLSDLLDAEEDISVVGDAENVEHALVRAPAVRPHVAVLDVRLPDGDGITVCRELRDQMPELAVLMLTSFDDEDALLDAIMAGASGYVLKQIKGSDLVSAVRTVASGQSMLDPATTARLMRSLRAEPTQAPELAPELASLSPREREILALIGDGLTNREIGKKLYLSEKTVKNHISRLLAKLGVQRRVQAAVLASHLEQPESGDRSGA, via the coding sequence ATGGCCGAGGCACGCACCTTCACCGCGCAGGACCCGATCCGCGTCTTCCTGTTGGACGACCACGAGGTTGTGCGACGCGGCCTGTCCGACCTCCTGGACGCCGAGGAGGACATCTCGGTGGTCGGCGACGCCGAGAACGTCGAGCACGCCCTGGTACGAGCCCCGGCGGTCCGCCCGCACGTCGCCGTCCTGGACGTCCGCCTCCCCGACGGCGACGGCATCACCGTCTGCCGCGAACTCCGCGACCAGATGCCGGAGTTGGCCGTCCTCATGCTCACCTCGTTCGACGACGAGGACGCCCTGCTCGACGCCATCATGGCCGGCGCGTCCGGCTATGTCCTCAAGCAGATCAAGGGCTCCGACCTGGTGTCGGCGGTACGCACCGTCGCCTCCGGGCAGTCGATGCTCGACCCCGCGACGACGGCCCGCCTGATGCGCTCGCTGCGGGCCGAACCCACTCAAGCCCCGGAGCTCGCGCCGGAGTTGGCGAGCCTGTCCCCGCGCGAGCGGGAGATCCTCGCGCTGATCGGGGACGGGCTGACCAACCGCGAGATCGGCAAGAAGCTGTATCTGTCGGAGAAGACCGTCAAGAACCACATTTCCCGACTGCTCGCCAAACTGGGCGTCCAGCGCCGGGTGCAGGCCGCCGTACTCGCCTCGCATCTGGAGCAGCCCGAGTCCGGCGACCGTTCCGGCGCCTGA
- a CDS encoding Acg family FMN-binding oxidoreductase, with product MSSTVLDVPTLETLIAASVAAPSIHNTQPWRFRLDPDTVTLEIRAVAERGLRHTDPSGRALHISVGCALFNLRVAVAHYGWEPVTRRLPRPDEPDLLATVRLAGTTRFSPAPELYDALWRRHSSRFPFSDRPVPSAVLTELAEAAHAEGAVLDLPDPSETDRVLRLTREAEQRNTTDSDRATESRRWVHPPTAESLGMPPEAIGPQDFREQIPMRDFSSRRHPMTLVARPFEKRPSIAVLSTLHDRRTDWLRAGEALERALLVATAHGVRASLLHQALEWPDLREQLADSRRAHAQMVLRLGYGPQGPTTPRRTARQVLREDARLARHA from the coding sequence ATGTCCAGCACGGTTCTCGACGTCCCGACCCTGGAGACGCTGATCGCGGCGTCCGTCGCCGCGCCCTCGATCCACAACACCCAGCCCTGGCGCTTCCGGCTCGACCCGGACACGGTCACGCTGGAGATCAGGGCCGTCGCGGAACGCGGCCTGCGCCACACCGATCCGTCGGGACGCGCCCTGCACATCTCGGTCGGCTGCGCGCTGTTCAACCTGCGCGTCGCGGTCGCCCACTACGGCTGGGAGCCGGTGACCCGGCGGCTCCCCCGGCCCGACGAACCGGATCTGCTGGCCACCGTACGACTCGCCGGAACCACCCGGTTCTCGCCGGCACCGGAGTTGTACGACGCCTTGTGGCGCCGGCACAGCAGCCGCTTCCCGTTCTCCGACCGGCCGGTGCCCTCCGCCGTACTGACCGAACTCGCCGAAGCCGCCCACGCGGAAGGCGCCGTGCTGGACCTCCCCGATCCCTCGGAGACCGACCGGGTGCTGCGGCTGACCCGGGAGGCGGAACAGCGCAACACCACCGACTCGGACCGGGCCACGGAGAGCCGCCGCTGGGTCCACCCGCCCACCGCCGAATCCCTCGGCATGCCGCCGGAGGCGATCGGACCGCAGGACTTCCGGGAACAGATCCCGATGCGGGACTTCAGCTCCCGCCGACACCCCATGACACTCGTCGCCCGCCCCTTCGAGAAACGGCCCTCCATCGCCGTCCTGTCCACCCTCCACGACCGCCGGACGGACTGGCTGCGCGCCGGCGAGGCACTCGAACGCGCCCTGCTGGTGGCCACCGCACACGGCGTACGGGCTTCCCTGCTCCACCAGGCGCTGGAGTGGCCCGACCTGCGCGAGCAACTCGCGGACAGCCGGCGTGCGCACGCCCAGATGGTGCTCCGACTCGGCTACGGCCCACAGGGGCCCACCACACCGCGCCGTACGGCGCGTCAGGTCCTGAGGGAAGACGCGCGGCTCGCCCGGCACGCCTGA
- a CDS encoding GNAT family N-acetyltransferase, protein MSFRNTAEAVGAWVEGWAVSRGAAEPAPCAWGFTIDVGLPRHVMRHVLTTVDEATVRKITEDATAPGVWLKAFVPPETLTPWLASGWSVSGGPSFLMSAPLGASHAEVPDGYRLRTWSRAGVTRALVRTADGAFAARGQIAVTGSTAVVDQVETDPAHRRRGLGRLVMAALAGAAAGQGAVDGVLGSTLEGRALYERVGWRVLAPLTSVVRAPDPAG, encoded by the coding sequence TTGTCTTTCAGGAACACGGCCGAAGCCGTAGGAGCGTGGGTCGAAGGTTGGGCCGTTTCGCGTGGCGCGGCCGAACCGGCGCCCTGCGCCTGGGGGTTCACCATCGATGTCGGCCTGCCCCGGCACGTCATGCGCCACGTCCTGACCACCGTCGACGAGGCGACCGTCCGCAAGATCACCGAGGACGCCACCGCCCCGGGCGTCTGGCTGAAGGCGTTCGTACCACCGGAGACGCTCACCCCTTGGCTGGCCTCCGGCTGGTCCGTGTCGGGTGGTCCCAGCTTCCTGATGTCCGCCCCGCTGGGCGCCTCCCACGCCGAGGTCCCGGACGGCTACCGGCTGCGCACCTGGAGCCGGGCCGGTGTGACCCGCGCCCTGGTGCGCACCGCGGACGGCGCCTTCGCCGCGCGCGGTCAGATCGCTGTCACCGGTTCTACCGCCGTCGTCGACCAGGTGGAGACCGACCCGGCCCACCGGCGCCGCGGTCTGGGGCGCCTGGTGATGGCTGCGCTCGCCGGTGCCGCTGCCGGACAGGGGGCCGTAGACGGCGTGCTGGGCTCGACGCTGGAGGGCCGGGCCCTGTACGAGCGAGTCGGATGGCGCGTGCTGGCCCCGCTGACCAGCGTTGTGCGGGCCCCGGACCCGGCCGGGTAG